One stretch of Nesterenkonia halotolerans DNA includes these proteins:
- a CDS encoding TlpA family protein disulfide reductase, whose translation MTVSVDRPAQTPRLRTLAAVALASALALTGCSSGNDQLAQRAQNDGTNYVAGDGSVQEIAPAERGEPVEFESTLFDGSEVSAASWEGEVTVINFWYAACAPCRVEAPDLAELHEEFSPEGVQFFGVNTRDTQPTAEAFERNFGIEYPSIEDRDGDVMLAMTDYVPPSAVPTTLVLDKQGRVSSRILGVAEPGTLSALISTALEEESSAGGNDGDTDDAAASAGDSSAALGSAASR comes from the coding sequence ATGACCGTCTCCGTTGATCGACCCGCACAGACCCCGCGCCTCCGTACGCTGGCTGCGGTGGCGCTTGCCTCCGCCCTGGCGCTGACCGGGTGCAGCTCCGGCAATGATCAGCTGGCCCAGCGCGCCCAGAACGACGGCACCAACTACGTGGCCGGTGACGGCTCCGTGCAGGAGATCGCGCCCGCGGAACGAGGCGAGCCTGTGGAGTTCGAATCCACCCTCTTCGACGGCTCTGAGGTCAGCGCGGCGAGCTGGGAGGGAGAGGTCACCGTGATCAACTTCTGGTACGCCGCCTGTGCCCCCTGCCGCGTCGAGGCGCCCGACCTGGCCGAGCTCCACGAGGAGTTCAGCCCGGAGGGCGTGCAGTTCTTCGGAGTGAACACCCGTGACACCCAGCCCACGGCGGAGGCCTTCGAGCGCAACTTCGGCATCGAGTACCCCTCGATAGAGGACCGCGACGGTGACGTCATGCTCGCCATGACCGACTATGTGCCACCCTCGGCGGTGCCCACCACCCTGGTGCTGGACAAGCAGGGCCGGGTGTCGTCCCGCATCCTCGGCGTCGCGGAGCCCGGGACGCTCAGCGCGCTGATCAGCACGGCGCTCGAGGAGGAGAGCAGCGCCGGGGGCAACGATGGTGACACCGACGACGCCGCAGCCTCCGCCGGCGACTCTTCTGCCGCCCTGGGGTCGGCAGCGTCTCGATGA